The proteins below come from a single Zea mays cultivar B73 chromosome 8, Zm-B73-REFERENCE-NAM-5.0, whole genome shotgun sequence genomic window:
- the LOC103636591 gene encoding external alternative NAD(P)H-ubiquinone oxidoreductase B3, mitochondrial isoform X2: MEWREDWWTERNGAFRFWEAECFKIDPTNKKVHCRSDVGTNINGNGEFVVDYDYLIVSVGARPNTFNTPGVTENCHFLKEVEDAQKIRKSVMKCFERAALPNLSEEERKKNLHFVIIGGGPTGVEFAAELHDFVNEDLAKLYPDVKKHVNISVIEAGGHILTMFDKRITQFAEEKFKRDGIDLKTNFKVVKVSNKDILMTNPATGEVAVPYGMAVWSTGIGTRPIIMDFMKQVGQENRRVLATDEWLRVQGCEDVYALGDCATIAQRKVMEDVAAIFRVADKDNSGTLTVKKIKDVLGDIYERYPQVELYLKSNQMKGFHDLLKDSDGSSKEFKELDIEQFKRALAQVDSQVKMLPATAQVAAQEGSYLADCFNRMKMCEEYPEGPIRIRGAGRHRFKPFRYKHLGQFAPLGGEQTAYQLPGDWVHVGHSTQWLWYSVYASKQFSWRTRMLVVSDWGRRFIFGRDSSSI; encoded by the exons ATGGAGTGGCGCGAAGACTGGTGGACCGAG AGAAATGGTGCATTCCGATTTTGGGAGGCGGAGTGCTTCAAGATTGATCCAACAAACAAAAAAGTCCACTGCAGATCAGATGTTGGGACAAACATTAATGGAAACGGTGAATTTGTGGTGGATTATGATTACCTGATTGTCAGTGTTGGGGCTAGACCTAATACTTTCAACACGCCTGGTGTTACTGAGAATTGCCATTTCCTAAAG GAAGTAGAGGATGCTCAAAAGATCAGGAAGAGTGTCATGAAATGTTTTGAAAGAGCTGCCCTTCCAAATCTTTCTGAGGAAGAACGAAAGAAGAACCTTCATTTTGTTATTATTGGTGGTGGCCCAACAGGGGTAGAATTTGCTGCAGAGTTGCACGACTTTGTGAAtgaagacttggcaaagttgtatCCTGATGTTAAGAAGCACGTAAACATTTCAGTAATTGAAGCAGGAGGTCATATCCTTACAAT GTTTGACAAAAGAATCACCCAATTTGCTGAAGAGAAGTTCAAGAGGGATGGCATAGATTTGAAGACAAATTTTAAAGTCGTGAAGGTGTCTAATAAGGATATTCTCATGACCAATCCTGCTACAGGAGAGGTCGCCGTTCCTTATGGGATGGCAGTTTGGTCAACTGGAATTGGAACCCGTCCCATCATTATGGATTTTATGAAGCAAGTTGGTCAG GAGAACCGGCGTGTGCTAGCTACTGATGAGTGGCTTAGGGTTCAAGGGTGTGAGGATGTATATGCTCTTGGTGATTGCGCAACGATTGCTCAAAGAAAAGTTATG GAAGATGTTGCTGCCATATTCCGAGTAGCAGACAAGGATAACTCTGGCACTTTAactgtgaagaaaataaaagatgTTCTTGGAGACATCTATGAGAGATACCCACAAGTGGAATTGTATCTTAAATCCAACCAAATGAAGGGCTTCCATGATCTACTTAAAGACTCAGATGGTAGCTCCAAGGAGTTCAAAGAACTGGACATCGAACAGTTCAAAAGGGCCCTTGCTCAAGTGGACTCTCAAGTCAAGATGCTCCCAGCAACAGCTCAG GTTGCTGCACAAGAGGGAAGTTACCTAGCGGATTGCTTCAACAGAATGAAGATGTGTGAAGAATATCCTGAGGGGCCTATAAGGATCAGAGGTGCAGGGCGCCATCGGTTCAAACCTTTCAG GTACAAGCATCTTGGGCAATTCGCTCCACTGGGTGGAGAGCAAACTGCTTACCAATTGCCAGGTGACTGGGTACATGTTGGACACAGCACCCAATGGCTGTGGTATTCTGTCTATGCAAG CAAACAATTCAGTTGGCGCACAAGGATGCTAGTCGTATCAGATTGGGGGAGGCGATTCATCTTTGGAAGGGACTCCAGTAGCATATAA